A part of Neodiprion pinetum isolate iyNeoPine1 chromosome 4, iyNeoPine1.2, whole genome shotgun sequence genomic DNA contains:
- the LOC124215924 gene encoding uncharacterized protein, with translation MSKLEDSFTWTHRLGCPPSICNESTKQTLSKGIVGLLWDHIADNLHPSSEVLEARKNILLHKLRENAEDSVIEIIKKTSKIRAERNDLRQRIRAAEEERETQEFLLRKKRQEFLKIQATRQSVQAKKELFSIKYDQMQSQVQDCNQMRQVCKCLLPSSGDKVDLIIIEESLTLVSSMLSGTDKKKVWKKISEILYPVATSVLWNILLQRRTTDIDRVVQLGYEISPNATPSNCGEKFEIGIAKACSLHVTAVSKRLLNDAKASEHQSTILEYIEKIEKAQTSHLDISEWLALTLEVRKWEAEQMGLHRAVKVFNENLEPQNELNAELNNIAIKMQQTDVEMRQCADDIQTSMALLKGAGATLNRAKEKLLNGLQKFAIFRAMHQDKTWLDIDLGIEIENFYERINMNALRKITLGAEVGAYRHSTCCIGQSGLAVTVPLDVNYIHDFPFVRAPLYHLLDCYKALMKSVWFANYKPSSPDPELQLNLIADMEEQWRLMSSRNYIRSFQELMNLADQASDKTQEHLQNFDATFEAWTNQVVSCILMSYENTVDGITFREWQQRFNIMASLLASKTKALK, from the exons ATGAGTAAACTCGAGGACAGTTTTACATGGACACACCGATTGGGATGTCCACCGTCGATTTGCAACGAATCTACAAAACAAAC ATTATCAAAGGGAATCGTCGGCTTGCTATGGGATCACATCGCCGACAATCTACATCCCTCATCGGAAGTCTTGGAAGCAAGGAAAAATATCTTACTGCATAAACTGAGAGAAAATGCAGAAGATAgtgtgattgaaataattaaaaaaacctCTAAGATAAGAGCGGAAAGAAACGATTTGAGACAGCGAATTCGTGCTGCTGAAGAAGAGCGAGAAACACAGGAATTCTTACTTCGTAAAAAAC GGCAAGAATTTCTCAAGATACAGGCAACTCGTCAATCCGTACAAGCAAAGAAAGAACTTTTCTCCATAAAGTATGATCAGATGCAATCGCAGGTTCAAGATTGTAATCAAATGCGCCAAGTTTGTAAATGTCTGTTGCCGTCCAGTGGTGATAAGGTCGACCTAATAATAATAGAGGAATCTTTGACCTTAGTCAGTTCTATGCTCTCAGGCACGGATAAGAAAAAG GTCTGGAAGAAGATATCAGAGATACTCTATCCTGTCGCAACATCAGTCTTATGGAACATTCTATTGCAACGCCGAACAACTGATATCGACAGAGTTGTCCAGTTGGGGTACGAAATATCCCCAAATGCTACTCCTAGTAATTGtggagagaaatttgaaatcggCATTGCAAAAGCCTGTAGCTTACATGTAACAGCTGTATCAAAACGACTGTTGAATGATGCCAAAGCGAGTGAGCACCAGTCAACCATTCTGGAATATATTGAAAAGATCGAG AAAGCTCAAACTAGCCATCTGGACATCAGCGAATGGTTGGCATTGACTTTGGAAGTTCGTAAGTGGGAGGCAGAGCAGATGGGCTTACATCGAGCTGTAAAAGTTTTCAATGAGAACCTAGAACCCCAGAACGAGTTGAATGCGGAACTGAACAATATAGCCATCAAAATGCAGCAAACCGATGTTGAAATG AGACAATGTGCCGATGATATACAAACATCCATGGCGCTTTTGAAAGGAGCTGGTGCTACCTTAAACCgcgcaaaagaaaaattgctgaatggattacaaaaatttgcaatattcaGAGCAATGCATCAAGACAAAACCTGGTTGGACATTGATCTCGGtatcgaaattgaaaacttcTATGAACGGATCAACATGAAtgctttgagaaaaattacattagGCGCAGAAGTTGGTGCGTATAG acaTTCGACATGCTGCATAGGGCAATCAGGGCTTGCTGTTACTGTTCCGCTGGACGTGAACTATATTCACGACTTTCCATTTGTTCGTGCCCCCCTCTATCACTTGTTGGATTGTTACAAAGCCTTAATGAAATCCGTTTGGTTCGCTAATTATAAGCCGAGCTCTCCAGATCCTGAACTACAGCTAAACCTAATCGCAGACATGGAGGAACAATGGCGTTTGATGTCGTCTAGAAACTATATTCGTTCTTTTCAGGAGTTGATGAATCTCGCTGATCAAGCTTCTGATAAAACACAGGAGCATCTGCAAAACTTCGACGCCACTTTTGAAGCTTG gacAAACCAGGTAGTGAGTTGTATATTGATGTCTTACGAGAATACTGTGGATGGAATAACTTTCAGGGAGTGGCAACAGCGATTTAACATCATGGCATCACTGTTGGCCTCGAAGACTAAGGCTTTGAAGTAG
- the LOC124216942 gene encoding serine/threonine-protein kinase SIK3 isoform X3 — protein MASATSSHNEISQQCSVNKLIRVGYYELEKTIGKGNFAVVKMATHVVTKSKVAIKIIDKTKLNEENLAKIFREVHIMKRLRHQHIIRLYQVMETERMIYLVTEYAAGGEIFDYVVRNGKMSEPEARRVFRQIVHAVCYLHQQKVVHRDLKAENLLLDADNNIKLADFGFSNEYTPGVPLGTWCGSPPYAAPEIFKGAPYDGPRADVWSLGVVLYVLVCGALPFDGPTMQSLRSVVISGKFRIPYFMSAECERLIRHMLVVEAERRLSMTQILTHRWMVGDGLTEPEPGGYSAEPPPPPQLNQLVLEHMLRLPGLSPDTVLQAVQGNAFDHVSAIYNLLADQLEPSMPSIPSIQSIPGDYMPDGAHQLEKFGEAEAETEERSGLHLPSGTPYHATRRHTVGPGDASHQPPTPYPYTCTYIQGYPPLPLLPTLQSNVDPHLLPHTNLPLNLPLVQHQPPQNFQTKDQHLLKPPTVMGATGGFGRRASDGGANLHMFYQQQHCTTTGNSDDVGWSQPGSRERLQPLQAGSPTMVPCSQPLSVGVGGGSGEGVGGGGGGGGGGTDRRRRSGVTAVMQRPAGSRDSYKEPSTHVTSERYSPVRRASEGSGPPGPGIQALQHEYQQLQRLASPSHSPASIPGSPVHERGVAAITQGLSGLSTAPVAGSIVHGTPAQPPAAPLDLSPLRLHRSPATTPVSYSPSNSPALDMIQEEHPIDVTRIPPPQISVTDVLGDQVTLVDGSPSPSPSPDSLEDALPHYKPLPSFIISEPCDPSRPSITRGIGRPLNVAIPTEVEVTLSNESSRLNSDAILGRVKQIIDACAPPKGFIFSREEVEGGGLSLEYPGGVQIELRVCESEEKEVKGIKMRRISGDQLQYSQLCQQLISCITV, from the exons ATGGCATCCGCGACATCGTCGCACAATGAGATTTCACAGCAATGTTCGGTTAATAAACTAATCCGCGTCGGTTACTACGAATTGGAGAAAACCATCGGCAAAGGAAACTTTGCCGTTGTCAAAATGGCCACCCACGTTGTCACAAAATCTAAG GTGGCCATCAAAATAATAGACAAaacgaaattgaacgaagaaaatctagcaaaaATCTTTCGCGAGGTGCACATAATGAAGAGGCTTCGGCATCAACACATCATACGACTGTATCAAGTTATGGAAACAGAAAGAATGATATACCTGGTAACAGAATATGCTGCTGGAGGGGAAATATTTGACTATGTAGTTAGGAATGGAAAAATGTCCGAACCAGAGGCGAGACGTGTTTTTCGTCAGATTGTTCATGCTGTGTGTTACCTTCATCAACAGAAAGTCGTTCATCGAGATCTTAAG GCTGAGAATTTGCTACTTGACGCAGACAATAACATAAAGTTGGCCGACTTTGGGTTCAGCAATGAATATACGCCTGGTGTACCCCTTGGCACGTGGTGTGGTTCACCTCCGTACGCTGCACCTGAAATATTCAAAGGAGCGCCTTACGACGGGCCTAGAGCAGATGTATGG AGCCTTGGTGTAGTATTGTACGTGTTAGTTTGTGGTGCCCTGCCATTTGATGGGCCTACAATGCAGTCGCTACGCTCTGTGGTGATCTCGGGGAAATTTAGGATACCTTATTTCATGTCTGCAG AGTGCGAACGACTAATTAGACACATGCTTGTTGTGGAAGCAGAACGACGACTAAGTATGACACAAATCTTGACCCATCGCTGGATGGTTGGAGATGGCCTGACAGAGCCTGAGCCAGGAGG GTACAGTGCCGAGCCACCACCTCCGCCACAACTTAATCAATTAGTTTTGGAACATATGCTCAGGCTACCTGGTCTCAGTCCGGACACGGTATTACAAGCCGTGCAAGGTAATGCTTTTGACCATGTTTCGGCTATATATAACTTGCTGGCTGATCAGCTTGAGCCAAGTATGCCCAGCATTCCCAGCATACAAAGTATACCCGGGGACTACATGCCTGACGGTGCTCATCAACTGGAAAAG TTTGGCGAAGCCGAAGCGGAAACAGAGGAACGTAGTGGCCTTCATTTGCCTTCTGGGACCCCTTATCATGCAACCAGGAGACACACAGTCGGTCCTGGGGATGCTTCGCATCAGCCACCAACACCCTATCCATACACTTGTACCTATATACAGGGATACCCACCCCTTCCCCTATTGCCAACCTTGCAGTCTAATGTTGACCCCCATTTGCTGCCTCACACTAATCTTCCACTAAACCTCCCTCTTGTTCAGCATCAACCTCCTCAAAACTTCCAAACCAAAGACCAGCATCTTCTCAAACCACCGACCGTTATGGGAGCAA CAGGTGGTTTTGGAAGGAGAGCCTCCGACGGGGGAGCTAATCTCCACATGTTCTATCAACAACAACACTGCACAACCACTGGAAACAGTGACGATGTTGGATGGAGTCAACCTGGTAGCAGAGAGCGTTTGCAGCCT TTGCAGGCTGGCAGTCCGACGATGGTACCTTGCTCACAGCCACTAAGTGTAGGGGTTGGTGGTGGCAGTGGCGAAGGTGTAGGCGGCggtggtggaggtggaggtggaggaaCTGATAGACGAAGGCGCAGCGGTGTAACTGCAGTTATGCAACGACCAG CGGGTAGTAGGGATTCGTATAAAGAGCCAAGCACGCACGTAACTTCGGAGCGTTATTCTCCAGTGCGCCGTGCATCAGAAGGATCGGGGCCTCCAGGCCCAGGCATTCAGGCACTTCAGCACGAGTATCAACAGCTGCAGAGACTGGCGTCACCTTCACATAGTCCTGCTAGTATCCCTGGAAGTCCCGTTCACGAGAGAGGAGTGGCTGCCATAACTCAAG GTCTGAGTGGTCTGAGTACAGCCCCTGTAGCTGGCAGTATAGTGCATGGTACACCGGCGCAGCCTCCAGCTGCGCCACTGGACTTAAGCCCACTTAGACTCCATAGATCTCCAGCGACAACACCAGTCAGTTATTCTCCTAGTAATAGCCCAGCGTTAGATATGATACAGGAAGAGCATCCTATTGACGTAACAAGA aTACCACCGCCTCAAATATCAGTAACAGACGTTCTTGGCGATCAGGTAACTTTGGTCGATGGTTCCCCCTCTCCTTCTCCATCTCCGGATTCGCTAGAGGATGCTCTGCCTCATTACAAACCACTTCCAAGCTTCATTATATCGGAACCATGCGATCCGTCGAGGCCGAGTATAACGAGAGGTATTGGTAGACCCTTGAATGTCGCTATACCAACGGAAGTTGAGGTGACATTGTCTAATGAATCGAGTAGGTTGAATTCAGATGCAATTTTAGGTCGAGTTAAGCAAATTATCGATGCATGTGCGCCTCCTAAGGGTTTTATATTCTCGAGAGAAGAAGTTGAAGGCGGAGGGCTTAGCTTAGAGTATCCGGGTGGCGTGCAAATTGAACTTAGGGTATGTGAATCTGAAGAGAAAGAGGTCAAAGGGATAAAAATGCGACGAATTAGTGGGGACCAACTCCAGTACAGTCAACTTTGTCAACAGTTGATATCCTGCATCACTGTTTGA
- the LOC124216942 gene encoding serine/threonine-protein kinase SIK3 isoform X1: MASATSSHNEISQQCSVNKLIRVGYYELEKTIGKGNFAVVKMATHVVTKSKVAIKIIDKTKLNEENLAKIFREVHIMKRLRHQHIIRLYQVMETERMIYLVTEYAAGGEIFDYVVRNGKMSEPEARRVFRQIVHAVCYLHQQKVVHRDLKAENLLLDADNNIKLADFGFSNEYTPGVPLGTWCGSPPYAAPEIFKGAPYDGPRADVWSLGVVLYVLVCGALPFDGPTMQSLRSVVISGKFRIPYFMSAECERLIRHMLVVEAERRLSMTQILTHRWMVGDGLTEPEPGGYSAEPPPPPQLNQLVLEHMLRLPGLSPDTVLQAVQGNAFDHVSAIYNLLADQLEPSMPSIPSIQSIPGDYMPDGAHQLEKFGEAEAETEERSGLHLPSGTPYHATRRHTVGPGDASHQPPTPYPYTCTYIQGYPPLPLLPTLQSNVDPHLLPHTNLPLNLPLVQHQPPQNFQTKDQHLLKPPTVMGATGGFGRRASDGGANLHMFYQQQHCTTTGNSDDVGWSQPGSRERLQPLQAGSPTMVPCSQPLSVGVGGGSGEGVGGGGGGGGGGTDRRRRSGVTAVMQRPVITPELVMEVEARMNRAYLPPSLLPSHLRTPTHPQHRKTSLFFPNAAGSRDSYKEPSTHVTSERYSPVRRASEGSGPPGPGIQALQHEYQQLQRLASPSHSPASIPGSPVHERGVAAITQGLSGLSTAPVAGSIVHGTPAQPPAAPLDLSPLRLHRSPATTPVSYSPSNSPALDMIQEEHPIDVTRIPPPQISVTDVLGDQVTLVDGSPSPSPSPDSLEDALPHYKPLPSFIISEPCDPSRPSITRGIGRPLNVAIPTEVEVTLSNESSRLNSDAILGRVKQIIDACAPPKGFIFSREEVEGGGLSLEYPGGVQIELRVCESEEKEVKGIKMRRISGDQLQYSQLCQQLISCITV, from the exons ATGGCATCCGCGACATCGTCGCACAATGAGATTTCACAGCAATGTTCGGTTAATAAACTAATCCGCGTCGGTTACTACGAATTGGAGAAAACCATCGGCAAAGGAAACTTTGCCGTTGTCAAAATGGCCACCCACGTTGTCACAAAATCTAAG GTGGCCATCAAAATAATAGACAAaacgaaattgaacgaagaaaatctagcaaaaATCTTTCGCGAGGTGCACATAATGAAGAGGCTTCGGCATCAACACATCATACGACTGTATCAAGTTATGGAAACAGAAAGAATGATATACCTGGTAACAGAATATGCTGCTGGAGGGGAAATATTTGACTATGTAGTTAGGAATGGAAAAATGTCCGAACCAGAGGCGAGACGTGTTTTTCGTCAGATTGTTCATGCTGTGTGTTACCTTCATCAACAGAAAGTCGTTCATCGAGATCTTAAG GCTGAGAATTTGCTACTTGACGCAGACAATAACATAAAGTTGGCCGACTTTGGGTTCAGCAATGAATATACGCCTGGTGTACCCCTTGGCACGTGGTGTGGTTCACCTCCGTACGCTGCACCTGAAATATTCAAAGGAGCGCCTTACGACGGGCCTAGAGCAGATGTATGG AGCCTTGGTGTAGTATTGTACGTGTTAGTTTGTGGTGCCCTGCCATTTGATGGGCCTACAATGCAGTCGCTACGCTCTGTGGTGATCTCGGGGAAATTTAGGATACCTTATTTCATGTCTGCAG AGTGCGAACGACTAATTAGACACATGCTTGTTGTGGAAGCAGAACGACGACTAAGTATGACACAAATCTTGACCCATCGCTGGATGGTTGGAGATGGCCTGACAGAGCCTGAGCCAGGAGG GTACAGTGCCGAGCCACCACCTCCGCCACAACTTAATCAATTAGTTTTGGAACATATGCTCAGGCTACCTGGTCTCAGTCCGGACACGGTATTACAAGCCGTGCAAGGTAATGCTTTTGACCATGTTTCGGCTATATATAACTTGCTGGCTGATCAGCTTGAGCCAAGTATGCCCAGCATTCCCAGCATACAAAGTATACCCGGGGACTACATGCCTGACGGTGCTCATCAACTGGAAAAG TTTGGCGAAGCCGAAGCGGAAACAGAGGAACGTAGTGGCCTTCATTTGCCTTCTGGGACCCCTTATCATGCAACCAGGAGACACACAGTCGGTCCTGGGGATGCTTCGCATCAGCCACCAACACCCTATCCATACACTTGTACCTATATACAGGGATACCCACCCCTTCCCCTATTGCCAACCTTGCAGTCTAATGTTGACCCCCATTTGCTGCCTCACACTAATCTTCCACTAAACCTCCCTCTTGTTCAGCATCAACCTCCTCAAAACTTCCAAACCAAAGACCAGCATCTTCTCAAACCACCGACCGTTATGGGAGCAA CAGGTGGTTTTGGAAGGAGAGCCTCCGACGGGGGAGCTAATCTCCACATGTTCTATCAACAACAACACTGCACAACCACTGGAAACAGTGACGATGTTGGATGGAGTCAACCTGGTAGCAGAGAGCGTTTGCAGCCT TTGCAGGCTGGCAGTCCGACGATGGTACCTTGCTCACAGCCACTAAGTGTAGGGGTTGGTGGTGGCAGTGGCGAAGGTGTAGGCGGCggtggtggaggtggaggtggaggaaCTGATAGACGAAGGCGCAGCGGTGTAACTGCAGTTATGCAACGACCAG TTATAACTCCGGAACTGGTCATGGAGGTGGAAGCTAGGATGAATAGAGCGTATCTCCCGCCAAGTCTGCTGCCGTCTCACCTTAGAACACCTACGCACCCTCAACACAGGAAAACCTCCTTGTTCTTCCCTAATGCTG CGGGTAGTAGGGATTCGTATAAAGAGCCAAGCACGCACGTAACTTCGGAGCGTTATTCTCCAGTGCGCCGTGCATCAGAAGGATCGGGGCCTCCAGGCCCAGGCATTCAGGCACTTCAGCACGAGTATCAACAGCTGCAGAGACTGGCGTCACCTTCACATAGTCCTGCTAGTATCCCTGGAAGTCCCGTTCACGAGAGAGGAGTGGCTGCCATAACTCAAG GTCTGAGTGGTCTGAGTACAGCCCCTGTAGCTGGCAGTATAGTGCATGGTACACCGGCGCAGCCTCCAGCTGCGCCACTGGACTTAAGCCCACTTAGACTCCATAGATCTCCAGCGACAACACCAGTCAGTTATTCTCCTAGTAATAGCCCAGCGTTAGATATGATACAGGAAGAGCATCCTATTGACGTAACAAGA aTACCACCGCCTCAAATATCAGTAACAGACGTTCTTGGCGATCAGGTAACTTTGGTCGATGGTTCCCCCTCTCCTTCTCCATCTCCGGATTCGCTAGAGGATGCTCTGCCTCATTACAAACCACTTCCAAGCTTCATTATATCGGAACCATGCGATCCGTCGAGGCCGAGTATAACGAGAGGTATTGGTAGACCCTTGAATGTCGCTATACCAACGGAAGTTGAGGTGACATTGTCTAATGAATCGAGTAGGTTGAATTCAGATGCAATTTTAGGTCGAGTTAAGCAAATTATCGATGCATGTGCGCCTCCTAAGGGTTTTATATTCTCGAGAGAAGAAGTTGAAGGCGGAGGGCTTAGCTTAGAGTATCCGGGTGGCGTGCAAATTGAACTTAGGGTATGTGAATCTGAAGAGAAAGAGGTCAAAGGGATAAAAATGCGACGAATTAGTGGGGACCAACTCCAGTACAGTCAACTTTGTCAACAGTTGATATCCTGCATCACTGTTTGA
- the LOC124216942 gene encoding serine/threonine-protein kinase SIK3 isoform X2: protein MASATSSHNEISQQCSVNKLIRVGYYELEKTIGKGNFAVVKMATHVVTKSKVAIKIIDKTKLNEENLAKIFREVHIMKRLRHQHIIRLYQVMETERMIYLVTEYAAGGEIFDYVVRNGKMSEPEARRVFRQIVHAVCYLHQQKVVHRDLKAENLLLDADNNIKLADFGFSNEYTPGVPLGTWCGSPPYAAPEIFKGAPYDGPRADVWSLGVVLYVLVCGALPFDGPTMQSLRSVVISGKFRIPYFMSAECERLIRHMLVVEAERRLSMTQILTHRWMVGDGLTEPEPGGYSAEPPPPPQLNQLVLEHMLRLPGLSPDTVLQAVQGNAFDHVSAIYNLLADQLEPSMPSIPSIQSIPGDYMPDGAHQLEKFGEAEAETEERSGLHLPSGTPYHATRRHTVGPGDASHQPPTPYPYTCTYIQGYPPLPLLPTLQSNVDPHLLPHTNLPLNLPLVQHQPPQNFQTKDQHLLKPPTVMGATGGFGRRASDGGANLHMFYQQQHCTTTGNSDDVGWSQPGSRERLQPAGSPTMVPCSQPLSVGVGGGSGEGVGGGGGGGGGGTDRRRRSGVTAVMQRPVITPELVMEVEARMNRAYLPPSLLPSHLRTPTHPQHRKTSLFFPNAAGSRDSYKEPSTHVTSERYSPVRRASEGSGPPGPGIQALQHEYQQLQRLASPSHSPASIPGSPVHERGVAAITQGLSGLSTAPVAGSIVHGTPAQPPAAPLDLSPLRLHRSPATTPVSYSPSNSPALDMIQEEHPIDVTRIPPPQISVTDVLGDQVTLVDGSPSPSPSPDSLEDALPHYKPLPSFIISEPCDPSRPSITRGIGRPLNVAIPTEVEVTLSNESSRLNSDAILGRVKQIIDACAPPKGFIFSREEVEGGGLSLEYPGGVQIELRVCESEEKEVKGIKMRRISGDQLQYSQLCQQLISCITV from the exons ATGGCATCCGCGACATCGTCGCACAATGAGATTTCACAGCAATGTTCGGTTAATAAACTAATCCGCGTCGGTTACTACGAATTGGAGAAAACCATCGGCAAAGGAAACTTTGCCGTTGTCAAAATGGCCACCCACGTTGTCACAAAATCTAAG GTGGCCATCAAAATAATAGACAAaacgaaattgaacgaagaaaatctagcaaaaATCTTTCGCGAGGTGCACATAATGAAGAGGCTTCGGCATCAACACATCATACGACTGTATCAAGTTATGGAAACAGAAAGAATGATATACCTGGTAACAGAATATGCTGCTGGAGGGGAAATATTTGACTATGTAGTTAGGAATGGAAAAATGTCCGAACCAGAGGCGAGACGTGTTTTTCGTCAGATTGTTCATGCTGTGTGTTACCTTCATCAACAGAAAGTCGTTCATCGAGATCTTAAG GCTGAGAATTTGCTACTTGACGCAGACAATAACATAAAGTTGGCCGACTTTGGGTTCAGCAATGAATATACGCCTGGTGTACCCCTTGGCACGTGGTGTGGTTCACCTCCGTACGCTGCACCTGAAATATTCAAAGGAGCGCCTTACGACGGGCCTAGAGCAGATGTATGG AGCCTTGGTGTAGTATTGTACGTGTTAGTTTGTGGTGCCCTGCCATTTGATGGGCCTACAATGCAGTCGCTACGCTCTGTGGTGATCTCGGGGAAATTTAGGATACCTTATTTCATGTCTGCAG AGTGCGAACGACTAATTAGACACATGCTTGTTGTGGAAGCAGAACGACGACTAAGTATGACACAAATCTTGACCCATCGCTGGATGGTTGGAGATGGCCTGACAGAGCCTGAGCCAGGAGG GTACAGTGCCGAGCCACCACCTCCGCCACAACTTAATCAATTAGTTTTGGAACATATGCTCAGGCTACCTGGTCTCAGTCCGGACACGGTATTACAAGCCGTGCAAGGTAATGCTTTTGACCATGTTTCGGCTATATATAACTTGCTGGCTGATCAGCTTGAGCCAAGTATGCCCAGCATTCCCAGCATACAAAGTATACCCGGGGACTACATGCCTGACGGTGCTCATCAACTGGAAAAG TTTGGCGAAGCCGAAGCGGAAACAGAGGAACGTAGTGGCCTTCATTTGCCTTCTGGGACCCCTTATCATGCAACCAGGAGACACACAGTCGGTCCTGGGGATGCTTCGCATCAGCCACCAACACCCTATCCATACACTTGTACCTATATACAGGGATACCCACCCCTTCCCCTATTGCCAACCTTGCAGTCTAATGTTGACCCCCATTTGCTGCCTCACACTAATCTTCCACTAAACCTCCCTCTTGTTCAGCATCAACCTCCTCAAAACTTCCAAACCAAAGACCAGCATCTTCTCAAACCACCGACCGTTATGGGAGCAA CAGGTGGTTTTGGAAGGAGAGCCTCCGACGGGGGAGCTAATCTCCACATGTTCTATCAACAACAACACTGCACAACCACTGGAAACAGTGACGATGTTGGATGGAGTCAACCTGGTAGCAGAGAGCGTTTGCAGCCT GCTGGCAGTCCGACGATGGTACCTTGCTCACAGCCACTAAGTGTAGGGGTTGGTGGTGGCAGTGGCGAAGGTGTAGGCGGCggtggtggaggtggaggtggaggaaCTGATAGACGAAGGCGCAGCGGTGTAACTGCAGTTATGCAACGACCAG TTATAACTCCGGAACTGGTCATGGAGGTGGAAGCTAGGATGAATAGAGCGTATCTCCCGCCAAGTCTGCTGCCGTCTCACCTTAGAACACCTACGCACCCTCAACACAGGAAAACCTCCTTGTTCTTCCCTAATGCTG CGGGTAGTAGGGATTCGTATAAAGAGCCAAGCACGCACGTAACTTCGGAGCGTTATTCTCCAGTGCGCCGTGCATCAGAAGGATCGGGGCCTCCAGGCCCAGGCATTCAGGCACTTCAGCACGAGTATCAACAGCTGCAGAGACTGGCGTCACCTTCACATAGTCCTGCTAGTATCCCTGGAAGTCCCGTTCACGAGAGAGGAGTGGCTGCCATAACTCAAG GTCTGAGTGGTCTGAGTACAGCCCCTGTAGCTGGCAGTATAGTGCATGGTACACCGGCGCAGCCTCCAGCTGCGCCACTGGACTTAAGCCCACTTAGACTCCATAGATCTCCAGCGACAACACCAGTCAGTTATTCTCCTAGTAATAGCCCAGCGTTAGATATGATACAGGAAGAGCATCCTATTGACGTAACAAGA aTACCACCGCCTCAAATATCAGTAACAGACGTTCTTGGCGATCAGGTAACTTTGGTCGATGGTTCCCCCTCTCCTTCTCCATCTCCGGATTCGCTAGAGGATGCTCTGCCTCATTACAAACCACTTCCAAGCTTCATTATATCGGAACCATGCGATCCGTCGAGGCCGAGTATAACGAGAGGTATTGGTAGACCCTTGAATGTCGCTATACCAACGGAAGTTGAGGTGACATTGTCTAATGAATCGAGTAGGTTGAATTCAGATGCAATTTTAGGTCGAGTTAAGCAAATTATCGATGCATGTGCGCCTCCTAAGGGTTTTATATTCTCGAGAGAAGAAGTTGAAGGCGGAGGGCTTAGCTTAGAGTATCCGGGTGGCGTGCAAATTGAACTTAGGGTATGTGAATCTGAAGAGAAAGAGGTCAAAGGGATAAAAATGCGACGAATTAGTGGGGACCAACTCCAGTACAGTCAACTTTGTCAACAGTTGATATCCTGCATCACTGTTTGA
- the RpII15 gene encoding DNA-directed RNA polymerase II subunit RPB9 yields the protein MSKITGYDTHDDGPGFVGIRFCQECNNMLYPKEDKENKVLMYACRNCDFKQLADSNCIYVNKIMHEIDELTHIVADVISDPTLPRTEEHPCPKCNHRESVFFQAQTRRAEEEMRLYYVCTNQHCSHRWTE from the exons ATGTCTAAAATAACTGGATACGACACGCACGACGATGGCCCAGGTTTTGTGGGCATTAGATTTTGCCAAGAATGTAATAACATGTTGTATCCTAAGGAGGACAAAGAGAACAAAGTGTTGATGTACGCG TGCAGAAATTGCGACTTCAAGCAGCTAGCCGACAGCAACTGCATTtacgtgaataaaattatgcACGAAATTGA CGAACTGACCCACATCGTCGCCGACGTTATATCAGATCCGACACTGCCAAGAACTGAGGAGCACCCCTGTCCAAAATGCAATCACCGAGAATCTGTATTCTTCCAAGCACAAACCAGACGAGCTGAGGAGGAAATGAGACTTTATTACGTCTGTACAAATCAGCACTGTTCACACAGATGGACAGAATAA